The genomic DNA GCCATTGAGAGGCACCTTCAGGCCTTAGATCCAAAACTGTGGGGCGCGACGGACACACCTGCTTCCTCTGGACAAGTGAAAGACCTTGAGCGTCGGGTGGAGGAATTAACTGCACGGTTGGAAACGGTGACGGCGCAGACTAGCAGGCCATCGGGCGACATGCTATACCCTATGGACCACAGTAAGtaaagcttcttctcttcacgcGGATGTGAGTCTCCGAACCTGATACTGATCAGCCAACTACTTATTTAGCTCGCGTCGGTGTTAGTGAGTATGGGCGTGTGGGCCGCGTCGAGGCCGGAAGAGCTGCTGTAACCCGACGAAAGGGCGGAGGACCGACTCGAATCGCTTTCAAGCAACGTTTTGATCGCGTCCCACACGTCCAGATTACCCCCGAGCGATTCGGAGGCCCCGGCACTGGCAAGTTCGAAAACTTTTGGTTATATCTCTACAATGATGGACATCCCTGTGCTGATCAAGAGGGCTTTAACGTTGGCAATTACATTAGTGTTGGACAAACCGTTGTCTTTAGATGGTTAGCCGTGGAGATAGTTTGAGCCTGCTCGTATTGAAACTGGCCAGCCTATTTTACCACTactggagatggaaactGTCGCCGTTGGCCTATGTCTAATTTCCTTCCTATGTTGCCTCTTGAAACCAAAAACAGCTGTGGGCGCGAGCGAGGATACCTACCTG from Aspergillus oryzae RIB40 DNA, chromosome 7 includes the following:
- a CDS encoding uncharacterized protein (predicted protein), with the protein product MNMNERLDAIERHLQALDPKLWGATDTPASSGQVKDLERRVEELTARLETVTAQTSRPSGDMLYPMDHTRVGVSEYGRVGRVEAGRAAVTRRKGGGPTRIAFKQRFDRVPHVQITPERFGGPGTGNVGQTVVFRWLAVEIV